In Carya illinoinensis cultivar Pawnee chromosome 10, C.illinoinensisPawnee_v1, whole genome shotgun sequence, one DNA window encodes the following:
- the LOC122279205 gene encoding squamosa promoter-binding-like protein 9, producing MEMGSGSLAESGGSSSASPPISSSESLNGLKFGQKIYFEDAGTGAPTKQGGGTGSSSSGSTPPKKVRGGGGVLQGGQTPRCQVEGCKVDLSDAKAYYSRHKVCSMHSKSPKVIVAGIEQRFCQQCSRFHLLPEFDQGKRSCRRRLAGHNERRRKPPPGSLLSSRYGRLSSSFFGNSSRGGFMMDFSAYPRFTGRDAWPTTRSSEQVSGNQTTTSTGKFLPHPWQSNSENPTSDLYLQGSVTGIGYPGSGIPPGECFTGVTDSSCALSLLSNQTWGSRSQESGPIMKDLMNAERAPVAQPTAPHGAVVNQFPSCSWGMKGNEVGSSSDEMPPDLGLSQMSQPFNSQFSGELEPSQQSRRQYVVELGHSGAYGSSPQQLHWSL from the exons ATGGAAATGGGTTCGGGCTCTCTCGCCGAGTCGGGAGGttcttcttctgcttctccACCTATCTCATCCTCCGAGTCACTCAACGGCTTGAAATTCGGGCAGAAAATCTACTTTGAGGATGCGGGTACCGGGGCTCCGACCAAACAGGGTGGTGGGACGGGGTCCTCGTCGTCCGGGTCCACCCCGCCAAAGAAGGTgaggggtggtggtggtgtgctgCAGGGGGGTCAGACGCCTCGGTGCCAGGTTGAAGGGTGTAAGGTAGATCTGAGTGATGCTAAGGCTTACTATTCCAGGCACAAAGTCTGTAGCATGCATTCGAAGTCACCTAAGGTCATTGTTGCTGGCATCGAGCAGAGGTTTTGCCAGCAGTGCAGCAG ATTTCATCTACTTCCTGAATTTGACCAAGGAAAACGAAGTTGTCGTAGGCGTCTTGCCGGTCATAATGAACGGAGGAGGAAGCCACCACCTGGATCATTATTGTCCTCACGCTATGGGCGActctcttcatctttctttg GCAACAGCAGCAGAGGAGGTTTTATGATGGACTTTTCTGCATATCCAAGATTTACCGGGCGGGATGCATGGCCGACCACACGATCATCCGAGCAGGTATCTGGAAATCAAACTACCACTTCAACGGGAAAGTTTCTTCCACATCcatggcaaagcaactctgaaAACCCTACATCTGACCTTTACCTGCAAGGTTCAGTAACTGGGATCGGTTATCCCGGTTCTGGAATTCCTCCAGGAGAATGCTTCACAGGAGTCACTGACTCAAGCTGTGCTCTCTCTCTTCTGTCAAATCAAACATGGGGCTCCAGAAGCCAAGAATCAGGTCCTATAATGAAGGATTTGATGAACGCTGAAAGGGCACCTGTGGCTCAGCCAACAGCTCCTCATGGTGCAGTTGTCAATCAGTTTCCAAGCTGCTCATGGGGCATGAAGGGCAATGAGGTTGGTAGCAGTTCAGACGAGATGCCCCCTGATCTGGGTTTAAGTCAGATGTCTCAACCTTTCAACAGTCAGTTTTCTGGCGAGCTTGAGCCCTCTCAGCAGAGTAGGAGGCAATACGTGGTGGAACTTGGGCACTCCGGAGCTTATGGCTCCTCCCCTCAGCAATTGCACTGGTCACTTTGA